In Spirosoma pollinicola, the genomic window AGACTATAATTTTAAATTGCCACAGATTTACTGGCTAGGATTCTCGCAGGGCGCTTGTTTAATGCTTGAATTTGTGGCGCGCAACGCTATGGAATACGGGGGCGTATTTGGTTTAAGCGGTGGCTTGATCGGCCCCGACGATACGCCCCGAAATTATGAAGGTTCATTTAGCAACACCCCTATTTTTTTAGGCTGTAGCGATATTGATTCACACATTCCAAAAACCCGTGTTCTGGACTCTGGGCGTATATTTGAGCAGATGGGCGCGGATGTAACAACGAAATTGTATCCAAATTTTCCGCACTCGATTAACGAAGATGAGCTAAACGTTGTTAATTTGCTGATAGCCGGAGACCGACAAACCTCGGCTGTTAGCTAATGCTAATGCCTATGAGCCAATATATGGTTGAATTTGATCTTCCGACCGTGATGGATGAAGGGTTCGAGAACCGGATACCAGCCCAGCGGCTCAAGGTGGAGGAGTTAATGGAAAAAGGGTTCTTGTTATCCTATTCGTTATCGATTGATCGTCAAAAATTGTGGTGCATCTTTAAGGCCGATTCGGAACTGGAAGTTATGGAATCTATTTCAGAATTTCCGCTCATCAAATACATGACGCCCATGATAACGGAGCTTATGTTTCACAGCATGGTAGCCGCCCGAATTCCCCTCTTTTCTTTGAACTAGATTGACCCAAAAACCCTCTCAAAAAAGAGGGTTTTTTTGTGCATGCAAATTGTACTTTTGCTAGTGCGTTTTACTAAAATCACTTAAGTCACCAGGGTTTAAGTGGTTACATAGCATTACAACTGCTTGATTATCAGTTTCACGTGGAAACATTTTTTAGATTCCACAAGTACCGCTTTTTTATAAAAAACACATGACACCCAACGTCCTTATCTGTCAATCTGAACGTGAGCTTGAAGCTCGATTTGCGACTGATTTTATAGCCCATATCGACGGAAAACACGCAACAACGCTTCGTCATTTTTACGAGGAAATGGCTGATATAATTGAGATTCCCAATTTCACTTTTAACCTGGAAGCGCTCAACGATTCGCTCAATGACTTACAATGGCTGGAAGACGAACGGCTGATTTTGTATTTCACAAACACAAACGAGCTCATCAGCAAAGAGCGAGATCCAGCCAAATTGGGAAGTATTTTAAACGTCCTTGATGCTACAGCCGAAGACTGGAAATGGGTGGATGAGGAGGAAGATATTGATAAAAAGGAGATCGTAATTGTATTTGAAGACAGTCCGCGAATTCAAAAAATGCTGGATAAAGAAGGCATAGCCTATTCGCAAATGTCGGAGTTGAAATGAATGATTGACGCAACAAATTTCTAAAACTTGCTGTTACCCTAACTTGCCGCCGGAGTATCCTTCGAGCGGCTTTTCGTGCTTGACAAACAACCTGACTTTCGCTTGAAACCTGAAGAATTGATCGGTCTTTATACCGATGATAGTTTTATAAAACTGCTAACAGAACCGTTTAGCCGAAAGCCTTCCAAAGAGCCACAACGGTTGCAAATAAAGGGGTTGGCAGGAAGCCTGGATGCAGTACTTGCCTCGGTAATTTTCAAATCCGTCGGGGGGAATCATCTCTACATTTTAACCGATCGCGATGAGGCCGCTTACTTCTTCAATGACCTGCAAAATTTGTTGAGTCGTGAGGTACTGCTATTTCCGATGTCGTATAAGAAACCATATCAATACGAAGAAGTAGAAAATGCCAACGTTCTGATGCGGGCCGAAGTGCTGAACAAACTTAACCCGGCACCTAAAGATGGCTTGTTGATGGTAGCTTATCCTGAGGCATTATCGGAGAAAGTTATCAACAAACGCTCCTTACAGGCCAACACATTAACAATAAGAGTAGGGGAGAAACTGGATACGCATTTTGTGTCGGAATTGCTTCAAACCTATGAATTCGAAAAGACAGACTTTGTATACGAAGCAGGTCAATTCTCCGTACGCGGGGGTATTATCGATGTATTTTCGTTCGCTAGCGAATTCCCATTTCGGATCGATTTGTTTGGTGATGAGGTAGAGAGTATTCGCAAATTCAATCCGGAATCGCAACTTTCGACAGATCCGGTTGAGTTCATTAACATCATTCCAAATATCCAGACGAAGCTAACGCAGGAAACCCGGGAACCGTTTTTTGATTTTCTACCCGAGGCAACAACCATCTGGGCAAAAGACGTTGAGTTCACTCTGGAGATAATCGAAAAGTGCTTCGAGAAAGCTGAGCAAAACTTTGCGACAATCGTGGCCAGTAGTGGCGGTATTCAGGTGGTATCAGATCCAAACGCGTTGTTTGAAACCCGACGAACATTCCTGAACGAGTTAAAGCGTTTCCGAACAGTCGAGTTTGGGCGAAAATTTTACTTCAAGACAGAGGGTCGCCAGCAGTACAGTTCCAAACCTCAGCC contains:
- a CDS encoding alpha/beta hydrolase, whose translation is MIHNPNNYRTAGKPLDEASKVMILVHGRGGSARDILSLSNYIQDKDFAFIAPEAEGNTWYPQSFLRPMHDNEPYLSSALEVMASIRARLQSDYNFKLPQIYWLGFSQGACLMLEFVARNAMEYGGVFGLSGGLIGPDDTPRNYEGSFSNTPIFLGCSDIDSHIPKTRVLDSGRIFEQMGADVTTKLYPNFPHSINEDELNVVNLLIAGDRQTSAVS
- a CDS encoding barstar family protein; this encodes MTPNVLICQSERELEARFATDFIAHIDGKHATTLRHFYEEMADIIEIPNFTFNLEALNDSLNDLQWLEDERLILYFTNTNELISKERDPAKLGSILNVLDATAEDWKWVDEEEDIDKKEIVIVFEDSPRIQKMLDKEGIAYSQMSELK
- a CDS encoding muconolactone Delta-isomerase family protein, yielding MSQYMVEFDLPTVMDEGFENRIPAQRLKVEELMEKGFLLSYSLSIDRQKLWCIFKADSELEVMESISEFPLIKYMTPMITELMFHSMVAARIPLFSLN